One segment of Kryptolebias marmoratus isolate JLee-2015 linkage group LG23, ASM164957v2, whole genome shotgun sequence DNA contains the following:
- the LOC108242188 gene encoding ly6/PLAUR domain-containing protein 1-like isoform X1, whose protein sequence is MLLVLATFFGVFVDAGDALQIQCYQCEEMKHNDCSTPEYVVNCTVNVQDMCQKEVLVKPDGIHYRKSCASSGACLIASSGYQQFCTGKLNSVCITCCNTPLCNGPKRKRPSPSAGTTTRPLLFLAALTLLPLV, encoded by the exons ATGCTGCTCGTTCTGGCGACTTTCTTTGGAGTCTTTGTGGACGCAG GAGATGCCCTTCAGATCCAGTGTTACCAGTGCGAGGAGATGAAGCACAACGACTGCTCCACGCCGGAGTACGTCGTCAACTGCACGGTCAACGTTCAGGATATGTGCCAGAAGGAGGTGCTGGTCAAACCTGATG GGATACACTACCGGAAGTCCTGCGCGTCCTCCGGCGCCTGCCTCATCGCCTCCTCCGGTTACCAGCAGTTCTGCACGGGCAAGCTGAACTCAGTGTGCATCACCTGCTGCAACACGCCGCTCTGCAACGGCCCCAAGAGGAAGCGGCCCTCGCCGTCGGCGGGGACCACGACGCGGCCGCTGCTCTTTCTGGCGGCGCTGACGCTCCTGCCGCTCGTGTAG
- the LOC108242188 gene encoding ly6/PLAUR domain-containing protein 1-like isoform X3, which produces MGDALQIQCYQCEEMKHNDCSTPEYVVNCTVNVQDMCQKEVLVKPDGIHYRKSCASSGACLIASSGYQQFCTGKLNSVCITCCNTPLCNGPKRKRPSPSAGTTTRPLLFLAALTLLPLV; this is translated from the exons ATGG GAGATGCCCTTCAGATCCAGTGTTACCAGTGCGAGGAGATGAAGCACAACGACTGCTCCACGCCGGAGTACGTCGTCAACTGCACGGTCAACGTTCAGGATATGTGCCAGAAGGAGGTGCTGGTCAAACCTGATG GGATACACTACCGGAAGTCCTGCGCGTCCTCCGGCGCCTGCCTCATCGCCTCCTCCGGTTACCAGCAGTTCTGCACGGGCAAGCTGAACTCAGTGTGCATCACCTGCTGCAACACGCCGCTCTGCAACGGCCCCAAGAGGAAGCGGCCCTCGCCGTCGGCGGGGACCACGACGCGGCCGCTGCTCTTTCTGGCGGCGCTGACGCTCCTGCCGCTCGTGTAG
- the LOC108242188 gene encoding ly6/PLAUR domain-containing protein 1-like isoform X2 translates to MGWLGDALQIQCYQCEEMKHNDCSTPEYVVNCTVNVQDMCQKEVLVKPDGIHYRKSCASSGACLIASSGYQQFCTGKLNSVCITCCNTPLCNGPKRKRPSPSAGTTTRPLLFLAALTLLPLV, encoded by the exons ATGGGTTGGTTAG GAGATGCCCTTCAGATCCAGTGTTACCAGTGCGAGGAGATGAAGCACAACGACTGCTCCACGCCGGAGTACGTCGTCAACTGCACGGTCAACGTTCAGGATATGTGCCAGAAGGAGGTGCTGGTCAAACCTGATG GGATACACTACCGGAAGTCCTGCGCGTCCTCCGGCGCCTGCCTCATCGCCTCCTCCGGTTACCAGCAGTTCTGCACGGGCAAGCTGAACTCAGTGTGCATCACCTGCTGCAACACGCCGCTCTGCAACGGCCCCAAGAGGAAGCGGCCCTCGCCGTCGGCGGGGACCACGACGCGGCCGCTGCTCTTTCTGGCGGCGCTGACGCTCCTGCCGCTCGTGTAG